Part of the Bos taurus isolate L1 Dominette 01449 registration number 42190680 breed Hereford chromosome 1, ARS-UCD2.0, whole genome shotgun sequence genome is shown below.
acatccatttatgataagaactctccagaaagcaggaatagaaggaacatacctcaacataagaaaagctatatatgacaaacccacagcaaacattatcctcaatggtgaaaaattgaaagcatttcctctaaagtcaggaacaagacaagggtgcccactttcaccattactattcaacatagttttggaagttttggccacagtaatcagagcagaaaaagaaataaaaggaatccaaattggaaaagaagaagtaaaactctcactgtttgcagatgacatgatcctctacatagaaaaccctaaagactccaccagaaaattactagaactaatcaatgattatagtaaagttgcaggatataaaatcaacacacaaaaatcccttgcattcctatacactaataatgagaaaactgaaagagaaattaaggaaacaattccattcaccattgcaacagaaagaataaaatacttaggaatatatttacctaaagaaactaaagacctatatatagaaaactataaaacactggtgaaagaaatcaaagaggacactaatagatggagaaatataccatgttcatggattggaagaataaatatagtgaaaatgagtatactacgcaaagcaatctacagattcaacgcaatccctatcaagctaccaatggtatttttcacagagctagaaaaaataatttcacaatttgtatggaaatacaaaaaaacctcgaatagccaaagcaatcttgagaaagaagaatggaactggaggaatcaacctacctgacttcaggctctattacaaagccacagttatcaagacagtatggtactggcacaaagacagcaatattgatcaatggaacaaaatagaaagcccagagataaatccacgcacctatggacaccttatctttgacaaaggaggcaagaatatacaatggattaaagacaatctctttaacaagtggtgctgggaaaactggtcaaccacttgtaaaagaatgaactagaacactttctaagaccatacacaaaaataaactcaaaatggattaaagatctaaatgtaagaccagaaactataaaactcctagaggagaacataggcaaaacactctctgacatacatcacagcaggatcctctatgacccacctcccagaatattggaaataaaagcaaaaataaacaaatgggacctaattaaacttaaaagcttctgcacatcaaaggaaactattagcaaggtgaaaagacagccttcagaatgggagaaaataatagcaaatgaagcaaccgacaaacaactaatctcaaaaatatacaagcaactcctacagctcaactccagaaaaataaatgacccaatcaaaaaatgggccaaagaactaaatagacatttctccaaagaagacatacagatggctaacaaacacatgaaaagatgctcaacatcattcattatcagagaaatgcaaatcaaaaccactatgaggtaccatttcacgccagtcagaatggctgcgatccaaaagtctacaagcaataaatgctggagagggtgtggagaaaagggaactctcttacactgttggtgggaatgcaaactagtacagccactatggagaacagtgtggagattccttaaaaaactggaaatagaactgccttatgatccagcaatcccactgctgggcatacacactgaggaaaccagaagggaaagagacatgtgtaccccaatgttcattgcagcactgtttataatagccaggacacggaagcaacctagatgcccatcagcagatgaatggataagaaagcagtggtacatatacacaatggagtattactcagccattaaaaagaatacatttgaatcagttctaatgagatggatgaaactggaacctattatacagagtgaagtaagccagaaagaaaaacaccaatacagtatactaatgcatatatatggaatttagaaagatggtaacaataaccctgtgtacgagacttcaaaagagacaccgatgtatagatcagtcttatggacactgtgggagagggagagggtggggagatttgggagaatagcactgaaacatgtatattatcatgtatgaaacgagtcgccagtccaggttcgatacacggtactggatgcttgggcctggtacactgggacgacccagagggagggtaggggagggaggagggaggagggttcaggatggggaacgcgggtatacctgtggcggattcatttcgatatttggcaaaactaatacaatattgtaaagtttaaaaataaaataaaattaaaaaaaaaattgaggtacGGGTCAAggtttacttttttgttttgcatagaGACATCCATTGTTCCCAACTGCCTTTGCACTTTTATAAAAAATCAATTGATTTCATTTGTGtggcctgtttttcttttctgtatcatTCATCTGGGCCTGTACCTTTGCCAGcattggactgttttgattattatagctttatgGTAAATACTGAAGTCAGATAGGATAAAACCTCCaactttcttcctcatttttaaattttgtggctCCTTGAGCTCCTTTgtctttccaaataaatttaGGGTCAACTTATTCACACCAACAAAGAAATCCTATTTGTTATTGCAATTactttgaatctatagatcaatttggagGTGATGTgttgtgttcagtcgcttagtcgtgtccaactctttgtgaccccatggactgtatcctgccaggctcctctgtccttggggattctccaggcaagaatcctggaccgggttgccaagccctccaccaggggatctttccaagccagggattgaacccatgtttcctgcattgcaggcagattctctaacatctcagccaccagggaagcccaagagtactgggtGGGTAGTctgtcacttctccaggggatcttcccaacccaggaatcaaaccagggtatcctgcattgcaggcagatcctttaccagctgaactaccagggagaCCCCCGTTTGGAGGCAACTGACATCATAATAATATTTAAACATGTAGACATGGTCTAGTTCTAcacttatttgtgtcttctttttctttcatcagtgtttttatAGATGTCATTCTGTACATAATCTGTAAAATTTgtacctctttttatttttttatgctaatatacttttaaacaaaaaacttaattcaatttttattgctattatatagaaatataagtagtttctaaaattatttgcttatgtattattattattatttttggtggTACTGGGTCTTCTTTCCTGTGtgagggctttttctagttgtggtacacgggctttctcgctgcggtggcttctcttgctgtggagtcTGGGGTcacggtgcacaggcttctgtgGTTGCAGCAGGTAGGCTCAGTAGGTGTAGCTTGCAGGTCCTAGAGTGTATACATGCACGCACGCTCAGttgctagtcgtgtctgactatttgtgacccccatggactgtggcccaccaggctgcactgtccatggaattttccagccaagaatcctggagtgggttgccatgtcctcctccaggggattttcccaacccagggatggaacctgcatcgcctgtgtcttctgcactagcaggtggattctttaccactaagccacctgggaagccccctaggtgagtgggcttcagtaactgtggcaTGCAGGCTGTAGTTGGGGTGCACTGGCTTTCGTTGCTCTGCAGTCTGTGCAATCTTCCCCAGTCAGGGgtcgaatccatgtcccctgcattggcaggtggattcttattgaCTGAGttcccagggaagtccaagaaatataattaatttttcttactCCAGGCTTGCATCCTTCAACTTGCTAAACCCTCATGTATTTCTACGACTCTTTTTGTAGATTTTAAGGGTTTTCAATGTGGACAATCACATCCTCTGTGAGTAGAGatgatttcatttctttggtATGCAcccttttatttgttattttgttgCCCAAGATGTGATGTAAGTATGATGTTGAAAGAATGCAGAGAGAAGACACCTGTGTCTTGCTCCTGGTCTTAGAGGAAAAGCATTCAGTCTCTTACAAAAATCCTCatcaaaatactagcaaactgaattcagcagCAAATTAAAAGAATTGTACACCATGACCAAGGGGGATCTCCTGCCAGAATGCGAGGGTGGAAGGAGTGATATGAACATCAATGAATATAACACACCACATTAATGGAATGGAGGGGGAAATCCATAATcatctcaattgatgcagaaaacgcatttgacaaaattcaacactttttatgataaaaacactcaacaaactgaAAGTAGAAGGAAACtgtctcaacataataaaaaaaaaatatgtatatgaaagacccacagcaaacatcacaCTCAACattgaaagactgaaagcttttcttttaagaTCAGGAGCAAGGCAGGGTTGCCCACTTTTGCTACTGCTATTCATCAGTCCTGGAAGTTCTAGGAGAGCAGCtggacaaaaggaaaaataaaagccgTTTAagttgaaaaagaagaagtaaaatcatCTCCATTCACAgatgttatatatacataatccTTATATGTACAAAATTCTAAAAATTCCATACCTACACACCAAACCATTACAACTAATAAGTGAATTCAGCAAAACagcaggatacaaagtcaatatataaaaaattagttgcatttctatacactaataatgaataACCCTAAAAGGAAATTACAAAAATGATTCCATTTAGAATATCatcaaaaagtaaaatacttaggaattaatCAAGGAGGTCAAAAACTTATCCAGTGAAAACTACAaatcattgttgaaagaaatgaaagaagacataAGTAAATGGAAAGACACCCCATATTTATGGATTGGAAgctttaatattgttaagatatcATTACTATCCAAACCAATCTACATGTTAAATGCAGCTGCTATCAACATTGATgacttttcacagaaataaaaaaaaaaaaactcattctaaaatttatatggaatcttAAGGGACCTTgaataaccaaaaaagaaaaatcctgaaaaagaacaaagacagAGGAATCATACTCCCTAATTTCAAAGCTCACTACAAAGCGACAGTAATCAAATAGAGTGGTACCGGCACAAATTCAGACATAGAGATGAATGGAAGAGAATACAGGATCCAAAAACAAACCCTCACACAATCGGTCAAACCATCTTTGACAAGGGCATTAAGTCCATTcactggagaaaagacagtcttttcaacaaatggttctaGGAAAATTGGATATTCACATGCACAAGAATGAAGTTAGATCCAtacctaacatcatacacaaaattaactcaaagtggatcctcaatctaaatgtaagatctgtaactataaaactctttgaagaaaaaataGGACAAAACTTCACAACCTTGAATTTGGCAGTCATTTCCTGGATATGACACCAGTGACACAGTCAGCATAAGAAAATATAGAGATGGgactttaagaaaattttaaatatttttcatcaaaATGTAGTATCAACAGAGAACAAAGGGAACCCAAAGAAATGTGaggaaacatttgaaaatcatatatctgatacgAGATTGATATCCAGAACGTATagagaactcctaaaactcagtaacaacaaaaatcttAACTCAGAAATGAGCAAAGGCCacgaatagacatttttccaaagaagatatacaaatggccaataagcacatgaaaatatactcaatagaactaatcattagagaaatgcaaatcaaaactatagtgaggTACCACCTTACACCTCTTAGAAGAAtgaccatttatttaaaaaaaaaacataaatataggtGAGATTGTGAAGAAACTggaacacttgtacactgttggtgggaacatgaACCAGTACAGCTACGTGGAAATCAGTATGATGGTTCCTCAATACATTAAATGTAGCATTAGTGTATGATCCAGTATTTCTACTGGGTCTGTGctgaaaagaattgaaagcagaatCTTGAAGAGAAATTTGTAATACCACATTCATAGAAGCAtttttcacaatagctaaaaagTGGAAGTCATTCAGGTGTTCACTgctagatgaatggataagcaaaatgtggtacacacatagaatggaatattattcacctgTTAACAAGAAGTAAATCTGGCACTATTATGGACGAAGCATGAGGACATTATGGTAAGAtaaataagtcagtcacaaaaagacaaacactttGTGATTTCACCTACACGAAGTACtttagagacaaaaagtagaatgATGCTTTCCAGGGGCTGTGAGAAAGGAAGGATGGGTATTGTTGTTTAATGTGTATAGAGTTTGTTTTGCAAGATAAAGAGTTCCAAGTgtggacagtggtgatggttacacatggttatgaatgtacttaataccactgaactgtacactttaaagtgGTTAAGGTTGTAAACTTTGTGTTATGAATATTTtccctcaataaaaaaaatagaaaaaggctATCAAGGCATGAAGGAACATGAAGGAAACGTAAATGCACAgtcctaagtgaaagaagccaatctgaaaagttTCCACTCCTGATGGTTCCAAggatatgacattctggaaaagacaaaactatggagtcggtaaaaagatcagtggttgccagggttaGCAGGGAAGAAGAGATGAACAcatggagcacagaggatttttagggcagggAAACTATTCCGTAATGCTCCACATGTGCTATAAGACAGTTATCAAAACACATAGAACTCAGCAACAGTGAGAGtaactctaatgtaaactatggaatTTGGGTGATATTAACATGTCAGTGTAGGTTTATCCATTATAAGGAATGTAGCCCATTTGTAACAAATGCATCAAATCACAAGATACTGATGGTGGGGTAGGCTGCACCTGTGTGAGGGTATGGATATATAGGAACTCTGTACTTCCTACTCAGTTTTGCTCTGAACCTAAAACTGCCCTAAAAAACAAGATATGTTAAGTTGATACACGACAATTGAGGAGATCTAggtttttttaagtgaattttggTTATTTGTGCCTTCAAAGAATGAGTCCATATCACCTTAATTGCTTATTGCATTTCCTTTTAATATCTGGGGGCGTCTGTGCTAATTTCTCCTCTTCcattcctattattttctctcagagTTGAGGCAACATCCTTCAGAAGAGCCAACCCATGTCCTGAGACTTATGAATATTTCCAACAGGCTGGTGGGGGCAGGTCCATTTAAGGCTGTCTCTCATCTCTGCCAATCAGTCCAGCTAACTTTATGGGTTTTCCCAGGCTCAGCCTCACACCTGTTTGCTTATCATTTCTCAGGGGACACTTAAGGGAGGCCTTCCGTGGACAGGGGAGTTTCTCAGAACAGCtctcttctctctggcatccTGACCCCGGACACTAGCTGCGCCACAACGCCCCCAATTTGCAGACCAGCTCTAAAACTGAGGGATCCATGGCACTCCACCTGGGTTTCTGGCCTGGGTGCTGGAATCATTCTCGAGGGGGTGAGCTGGGCAGCTGTGAGACCCACTCAGTTTCTTTCCCCTCCCAGGTGGGCCTGTGCTGTCCTCCTCAAGTCCAGCATCTCAACCTCCTTGTGTCTGGACCTTGTTAGTTCTCTGGATCAGTCGGGGGGGGAAGGTCATCCAGCCCCTCTCACCCCACACGGTTGGAGCagccctcccccctcccaccacaTTTCTGCTAAAAGTGCAGACCCCCTGGCTGACCAAAAGGGGTGACCCCAGCCACCTACAGGTTGTGTCACACGGGGTCCTTAGGTCACCCGCATGGAGCGGACTCAAGGGGCCAGTTCCATATGTTTCAAGGGGGCAGGAACAGTCCAGGGAGCCTGAGAAACCCCTAGACCATGACAGGTCTGCAGGGGAGCAGCTGCGGGCCAGGGCCTGAGCAGGCACTGACTTCCTGGAGAAGCAGGAGCCCCACCTGGCGACCCTGTCCAGAAGGGTCAGGCCAATGCCCTTTGGGGTCTCAGTCACTTACTGCCGGGGCTTTCCCGGTGACTCAGacggtgaagaacctgcctgcaacgtaggagatccaggttcgacccctgagtcaggaagatcccctggagaagggaatagcaacccactccagtattcttgcctggagaattccatggacagaggaacctggtgggctacagtctatggggtctcagagagtcggacataactgcgTGACTAACACACTCGTTTACCAACAGAAACGCTTTTGGCTAGAGGAGACTAGTGTCAGGTCACAATCGTGTGCTTCCTTCCACCCCTGCACCCACCCACCAGAGATCACATGAAGGGAGCAATCAGGTGATGACGTGAGTTTATTTATCCAGGTGCCTGATGGGGCACTGACTGGTTGGAAATCGAGGCCAAGTGACCCAGCTAGAGGATGTGGAGTGGTAGGGGGGCAGGTGACCCAGAGACAGCTAGAGGCGACTCCTGGGAGGCAGAAGCCCCAGGGAGCCGTGAAGTCGGGGTTCCTGGGGCAGGAGTGAGAGGTCAGTCAGTCAGGACAGTGGACACATCGGGGACCCTGTCCTGAGTGAGGGAAACCACCCAGCCCAGGTCAGGACAGAGACCAAGTCACAGGTGGAAACTGAGCTCGGCTGGCTCTGGGGACACATGCCAGGTCAGCAGCAGGCCTCCGGGGCCAAGGTTGGGATGCAGCAGGCCGGGCGGGAGCATGCAGGCCTGCAGAGGAGGGACACGGAGGAGGCCGGGTGGCAGCAGCTGGGCTGGCAGGAGGACTTGGGCACACAGCAGGCGGGGCGGCAGAGGAGGGACACAGAGGTGGAGGGTCTGCAGCAGCACGAGGGGGCTAAGCAGGGGGAGGCCTCACAGCACACGGGCCTGCAGCAGACAGGCACGCAGCAGGCCTGCTGGCAGGGGGAGGAGGTGCAGCAGGAGGGCTGGCAGCTAGACTGCTGGCAACATGAGGAGGTAGAACAGGGGGAGGCCGCACAGCAGACTGGCCTGCAGCAGACAGGTGTACAGCAGACAGGCTTGCAGCAGACAGGTGTGCAGCAGACTGGCCTGCAGCAGACAGGTGTACAGCAGACAGGCTTGCAGCAGACAAGTGTGCCGCAGATGGGCCTGCAGCAGACAGGTGTGCAGCAGACGGGCCTGCAGCAGACGGGCTCACAGCAGGCCTGCTGGCAGGGGGAGGAGGTGCAGCAGGAGGACTGGCAGCTAGATTGCTGGCAGCACGAGGCTAGGCAGGAGCTGCTGCAGGCTGGCTGGCAGCAAGGGCTGGACTCGCAGCTCACTGGGGCACAGAGGAGGGTCAGGCGGGGGGCTGGGGCACAGCAGCTGAGGGCACAGCAGGGGGGCTCGCAGCAGCTCTCTGGACAGTCATAGCTCAGGTCGCTGGAGCAGACAGACAGGGTGCAGGCTGCcatggtggaggtggtggggctggaggagggtttgtgtgtgtgtgagtgtatgagcTGTGTGTGTGAGGTGCTTGGGGATGCAGGGCTTTTATACCTATTCCTTGGCTTGTGTTGTCCCCACAGGAGACTCCCAGGCCCTCCCTTCCTTGTTGGGGTTGAGAGCTGGCGGCAGGAGCCCCTCATTAGTGCTGGCATAGTTTCCACAATAGTTTTCACTCATTAAACCTGTGAGCGTAAATGTCCCATGTTGCAGGAtgtttttccatttctcctttgtttGGCTCCAGAAAAGATATAGAAAATATCTAGGTAAGATCCTACatgaaatgaaccctgaatattcattggaaggactgatgctgaagctgaagctccaatcctttggccactgtttcaaagagctgactcattagaaaagaccctgatgctgggcaagattaaagcaggaagagaaggggacaacagaggacgagttGGTTACATAGTATcgttgacttaatggacatgagtttgtgcaagctctgggagatggtgaatgacagggaagcctgctgtgctgtagtccatggggccacggagagtgggacacgactgagcgactgaacagcaggaACAATGCTGAGTGAGGTTTAGAGGtgatcatctttctaaattggtGAATTTAGATGTCGCAGCTCTCCTCTGTTTGAGGTGCAGtacttttaataa
Proteins encoded:
- the LOC783329 gene encoding keratin-associated protein 10-1, with the translated sequence MAACTLSVCSSDLSYDCPESCCEPPCCALSCCAPAPRLTLLCAPVSCESSPCCQPACSSSCLASCCQQSSCQSSCCTSSPCQQACCEPVCCTPVCCKPVCCTPVCCRPVCCAASPCSTSSCCQQSSCQPSCCTSSPCQQACCVPVCCRPVCCEASPCLAPSCCCRPSTSVSLLCRPACCVPKSSCQPSCCHPASSVSLLCRPACSRPACCIPTLAPEACC